The following DNA comes from Tunturibacter psychrotolerans.
CACCCTCTCCACCGTCTCCCGCAAGCAACCCGGCTTCCCCTTCGGCTCCCTGATGCCCTACGCACTCGACCCCGCCGGGCGCCCCCTGTTTCTCATCAGCACCATGGCCATGCACACCCAGAACCTCAAGGCGGACCCACGCGCCAGTCTCTTCGTCACCCAGCCAGCGCCGGACGGCGACGTCCTCGGAGCAGCCCGCGTCACCCTGGTCGGAAACGTCCACCAGATCGCCGACGAAGAGAAACCAAAGGCACGCGACCTCTACCTCAGCGCCCACCCCAACAGCCATTACTGGGTCGACTTCAACGACTTCGCCTTCTTCCGCCTCGACCCCGTGGACGTCTACTACGTCGGCGGCTTCGGCGTCATGGGCTGGGTCACTGCCCCCGACTACTCCGCGGCCTCTCCTGACCCCCTTGCCGAGGCCGCACAGGGCATTCTGGACCACATGAACGCCGACCACAGCGACGCCCTCGTCCTCCTCACCAGGACCCACGCAAAGCTCGAAGCCGAGTCCGCCACCATGACCTCGGTCGACCGTCTGGGCTTCCACGTTCGCGCCACAACACCCGCAGGAATCAAGGGTGCCCGCATAGCCTTCCCGCGCGAAGCCACCACCCCCAGAGAGACCCGTTCCGTTCTGGTCGAGATGGTCAAACACGCGCGTAACGACGCTGCACTCCCCACAAATGCCTATTGACTACCATCTCCTTTGCCTTTATGTTTAACGAGTGGCAAGACTCCCTTCGGGTTGAGTCAGTCATAACGAAGTCCACCCACTTCGTTGCTTTACTGGAATACCCACGCAACAGCCCCCACCGCGCTGCGTGGGTTTCCTTTTTTAACCCACCTGTCGTCTGTGCGCAGCCTTCTTTGACATCTTCAAGTCCCTGCGCAACACCGTAAACTAAACCCAGCGATGCCTCTCGAATCCCCAAACATTGGCCCAATCGATCACACTGAGGTAAAGTCCAGCGGTTTCACTCCCTTGACGATCCCCTTGTTCCGCGATCGCTGGATCGCCAGCACAATCTCGTCGGTCGGCACATGGATGCAGGACACAGCAGGCACGTGGCTGATGACCTCGCTGACCGCCTCGCCTCTGCTAATCGCGCTGATGCAGACCGCAGCCAGTCTGCCGGTGCTGCTGCTCGGACTGCTGGCCGGAGCAACCGCCGACATCTTCGACCGCCGCAAGCTGCTCATCTTCTGGCAGACCTGGATGCTCGCCTCGGTGGGACTCCTCGCGATCCTAACCTTCATCGGCTACGTGTCGCCGTGGGCTCTGTTGGCGTTCACCTTCCTGCTGAACATCGGCTCGGCGATGAACAATCCAGCATGGCAGGCGATCGTCCCCGAGCTAGTCCCCCGCGAACTGATCCCGGACACCGTGTCTCTCAACGCCGCAAGCAACAACCTCGCACGCGCCGTCGGTCCCGCGCTCGGCGGACTGATGGTTGCAGGCTTTCAGCGAGTGCACACCGGCGCGGGGTCCGTCTTCGCCCTCAACGCACTCTCGTTCGCCGGCGTTATTTGGGTCCTGGTGAACTGGAAACGTATCCCGCTGTTCAAGTCAGCGTTACCGTCCGAGCGCATTGCAGGCTCGATTCGCTCAGGGCTGCGTTACGTGCGATACGCCCCGGACCTTCAGTCCTCGCTGGTGCGGGCATTCACCTACACCTTCTTCATCTCCGCAATTTGGTCGCTGCTCGCAGTCGTCGCAAAGCGTGATCTGAAGCAAGGCCCGCTCGGTTACGGCATCCTGAACGGCTCGCTCGGCCTCGGAGCCGTCGTCGCCGCTACAACGCTCCATCGCATTCGCCAGCGATTCTCCGCAGATCAGATTCTCGCCGCATCGACGCTCTACAACGTAGTTGTGCTGCTGGTGCTAGCATTCGTACGCAGCCCTTCGATCATCATCCCCACGCTGATCCTGTCCGGCGCCGCATGGACCAGCACCATGTCCACGATCAACGTCTCGGTACAGCTTTCCGTTCCCGCATGGGTTCAGGCTCGCGCACTGGGCACCTACATGACAACCTTTCAGGGAGGCATGGCAATCGGCGCTATTCTCTGGGGTTACATTGCAGAACACACGTCAACGCCGATCGCGTTGACTACAGCGGCGTGTGGATTGCTGATCACCTTTCCATTTGCACGCAGATTTCACATCCTGCAAGGTCCGCTCCCTGACCACACACCGTATCAATGGAAGCATCCGGCGCCGCAGCTTGCACTCGACACCGAACCTTCCGACGGCCCCGTCCGCATCTCGATCGAATATCGCGTGCCGCTCGAAAACTACGCGGAGTTCACCTCTGCCATCCATCAGCTCCGAGGTGTTCGACTCCGCGACGGCGCGATCCGTTGGGGCATCTACCGTGACGCAATCGATCCTAAGCACCTTAACGAGACCTTCGTGATGGAGTCGTGGCTGGATTACCTCCGCTCCCGCGAACGTATCACAGCTGCTGACGAGACGATCCGTGCTCGCGTGCGCGCGCTGCACGAGCACGACGAGCCACCGAAGACGACCTACCAGATCTATGCCAGGGAGGTCGCGGATCCAGTACGCGAGCATTCACCGACGTCTGACGGTGCACCTTGAACTCAAAGGCATAACAGTAGAGGAGAGTATGCCCGGAAT
Coding sequences within:
- a CDS encoding MFS transporter, yielding MPLESPNIGPIDHTEVKSSGFTPLTIPLFRDRWIASTISSVGTWMQDTAGTWLMTSLTASPLLIALMQTAASLPVLLLGLLAGATADIFDRRKLLIFWQTWMLASVGLLAILTFIGYVSPWALLAFTFLLNIGSAMNNPAWQAIVPELVPRELIPDTVSLNAASNNLARAVGPALGGLMVAGFQRVHTGAGSVFALNALSFAGVIWVLVNWKRIPLFKSALPSERIAGSIRSGLRYVRYAPDLQSSLVRAFTYTFFISAIWSLLAVVAKRDLKQGPLGYGILNGSLGLGAVVAATTLHRIRQRFSADQILAASTLYNVVVLLVLAFVRSPSIIIPTLILSGAAWTSTMSTINVSVQLSVPAWVQARALGTYMTTFQGGMAIGAILWGYIAEHTSTPIALTTAACGLLITFPFARRFHILQGPLPDHTPYQWKHPAPQLALDTEPSDGPVRISIEYRVPLENYAEFTSAIHQLRGVRLRDGAIRWGIYRDAIDPKHLNETFVMESWLDYLRSRERITAADETIRARVRALHEHDEPPKTTYQIYAREVADPVREHSPTSDGAP
- a CDS encoding HugZ family protein, which produces MSNQHAAPFNPNPQPPIPEPTHAERARTLLHLASVATLSTVSRKQPGFPFGSLMPYALDPAGRPLFLISTMAMHTQNLKADPRASLFVTQPAPDGDVLGAARVTLVGNVHQIADEEKPKARDLYLSAHPNSHYWVDFNDFAFFRLDPVDVYYVGGFGVMGWVTAPDYSAASPDPLAEAAQGILDHMNADHSDALVLLTRTHAKLEAESATMTSVDRLGFHVRATTPAGIKGARIAFPREATTPRETRSVLVEMVKHARNDAALPTNAY